The following proteins come from a genomic window of Streptomyces sp. NBC_00539:
- a CDS encoding methionine synthase — MTANATGVGSLPGGDAREAAKTATGSFEEFPYLPELPARGPGADMIGRSLGLLVEMYAHVEPSGWRISDRPGRDTRRARSWLGEDLDALEEFTQGYRGKLKVQAVGPWTLAAALELHGGEAVLQDAGACRDLAGSLAEGLREHLADVRRRVPGAQIVLQFDEPSLTAVLLGRVRSASGYRTYRAVDRQVVEGTLRELFAVTDSVGGGEVIVHSCAPEVPFGLLRRAGAAGVSFDFSLLTEREDDAIGEAVEDGLKLFAGVVPGTDAPLSDPGGSVMGVRKLWRRLGLAPGTLAESVVVTPSCGLAGASPAYARAAQAHCVRAARSLADNPE; from the coding sequence ATGACCGCGAACGCCACCGGCGTCGGTTCGCTGCCCGGCGGCGACGCCCGCGAAGCCGCCAAGACCGCCACCGGCTCCTTCGAGGAGTTCCCGTACCTCCCCGAGCTGCCCGCCCGCGGGCCGGGCGCCGACATGATCGGCCGGAGCCTGGGGCTGCTCGTGGAGATGTACGCCCACGTCGAACCCAGCGGCTGGCGCATCAGCGACCGGCCCGGCCGCGACACCAGGCGCGCGCGGTCCTGGCTCGGGGAGGACCTGGACGCCCTGGAGGAGTTCACCCAGGGGTACCGGGGCAAGCTCAAGGTCCAGGCCGTCGGCCCGTGGACCCTGGCCGCCGCCCTGGAGCTGCACGGCGGCGAGGCCGTGCTCCAGGACGCGGGCGCCTGCCGCGACCTGGCCGGATCCCTCGCCGAGGGGCTGCGCGAGCACCTGGCCGACGTCCGGCGGCGGGTCCCCGGCGCCCAGATCGTGCTCCAGTTCGACGAGCCCTCGCTGACGGCCGTCCTGCTCGGCCGGGTCCGCTCCGCGAGCGGCTACCGCACCTACCGGGCGGTCGACCGGCAGGTGGTCGAGGGCACCCTCCGCGAGCTGTTCGCCGTCACGGACTCCGTCGGGGGCGGCGAGGTGATCGTCCACTCCTGCGCCCCCGAAGTGCCCTTCGGCCTCCTGCGGCGAGCCGGTGCCGCGGGGGTGTCGTTCGATTTCTCCTTGCTCACCGAGCGCGAGGACGACGCCATCGGGGAAGCGGTCGAAGACGGCCTGAAACTCTTCGCCGGAGTGGTGCCGGGCACGGATGCCCCGTTGTCAGACCCGGGCGGTAGCGTCATGGGTGTCAGGAAGCTTTGGCGCAGGCTGGGGCTGGCCCCGGGGACTCTGGCCGAGTCCGTCGTGGTCACCCCGTCGTGCGGTCTGGCGGGCGCCTCGCCCGCCTACGCCCGCGCGGCACAGGCGCACTGCGTCAGAGCGGCGAGGTCGCTCGCCGACAACCCTGAGTGA
- a CDS encoding SDR family oxidoreductase, whose translation MATHLITGAGSGIGAAVAARLHARGDDLVLLARDAGRARQLTDRYPGSRALVGDLADPDRLSWAFSKQAVPERIDSLLHIAGIVDLGPVGELRPKTWHQQLNVNLIAPAEVTRLLLPTLRASRATVVFVNSGAGLTAHADWSAYAASKHGLKALADSLRAEEKPHGVRVTSVYPGRTASPMQAKVHSQEGKEYDPADWIDPESVATTIVMAVDLPRDAEVNDLSVRPGR comes from the coding sequence ATGGCTACTCACCTGATCACCGGTGCCGGATCCGGCATCGGCGCCGCCGTCGCCGCCCGCCTGCACGCGCGCGGCGACGACCTCGTCCTGCTGGCCCGCGACGCCGGCCGCGCCAGGCAGCTCACCGACCGCTACCCCGGCTCCCGCGCGCTCGTCGGCGACCTCGCCGACCCCGACCGGCTCTCCTGGGCGTTCTCCAAGCAGGCCGTCCCCGAGCGGATCGACTCCCTGCTGCACATCGCCGGCATCGTCGACCTCGGCCCCGTCGGGGAGCTGCGCCCCAAGACCTGGCACCAGCAGCTCAACGTCAACCTCATCGCCCCCGCCGAGGTCACCCGGCTGCTGCTGCCCACCCTGCGCGCCTCACGCGCCACCGTCGTCTTCGTGAACTCCGGCGCCGGCCTGACCGCCCACGCCGACTGGAGCGCGTACGCCGCCTCCAAGCACGGCCTCAAGGCGCTCGCCGACTCCCTGCGCGCCGAGGAGAAGCCCCACGGCGTCCGCGTCACCTCGGTCTACCCGGGCCGCACCGCCAGCCCCATGCAGGCCAAGGTGCACTCGCAGGAGGGCAAGGAGTACGACCCCGCCGACTGGATCGACCCCGAATCGGTGGCCACCACCATCGTCATGGCCGTCGACCTGCCCCGCGACGCCGAGGTCAACGACCTGTCCGTGAGGCCCGGCCGATGA
- a CDS encoding DUF1330 domain-containing protein has translation MTAYAIGLQRPETMNEEILRYIEEVQATMDPFEGRFLVHGAEVEVMEGTFPGTLVVIGFPDIERARAWYASPAYQALVPLRARHIPGEIILVDGVPPGYDAHKTAAGLREAAGL, from the coding sequence ATGACCGCGTACGCCATCGGCCTCCAGCGTCCCGAGACCATGAACGAGGAGATCCTGCGCTACATCGAGGAGGTCCAGGCCACCATGGACCCCTTCGAAGGCCGCTTCCTCGTCCACGGGGCCGAGGTGGAGGTCATGGAAGGCACCTTCCCCGGCACGCTCGTCGTGATCGGCTTCCCGGACATCGAGCGGGCCCGCGCCTGGTACGCGTCCCCCGCCTACCAGGCCCTCGTCCCGCTCCGCGCCCGTCACATCCCCGGCGAGATCATCCTGGTCGACGGAGTCCCGCCGGGCTACGACGCCCACAAGACCGCCGCCGGCCTGCGCGAGGCCGCCGGCCTCTGA
- a CDS encoding GlxA family transcriptional regulator, translating to MHRVAVLALDGVAPFELGMPSRVFGNARAEDGSALYEVTVCTADGLPVASDAGFTVGVAAGPEALAAADTVIVPPTHAMPGLLRGEPLPQSLADALAAIRPGTRIVSICTGSEVLAAAGLLDGRPATTHWVHAPEFQRAFPRVKLDEDVLFVDDGDLLTSAGVAAGIDLCLYLVRADHGTAVANRAARLCVVPPWRDGGQAQYIDRPVPEPTVATTTATRAWALERLAQPLTLAELAAHARMSLRTFTRRFRDEVGMTPVQWLTGQRLDLARQLLESSDLPVDLVAHRSGFGSANSLRQHMRAALGISPIAYRRTFRPALVEA from the coding sequence ATGCACCGTGTAGCCGTACTCGCCCTCGACGGCGTCGCCCCCTTCGAGCTCGGCATGCCCTCGCGCGTCTTCGGCAACGCCCGCGCCGAGGACGGCAGCGCCCTCTACGAGGTCACCGTCTGCACCGCGGACGGACTCCCGGTCGCCAGTGACGCGGGCTTCACCGTCGGTGTCGCCGCGGGCCCCGAAGCCCTCGCCGCGGCCGACACCGTGATCGTCCCGCCGACCCACGCCATGCCCGGGCTGCTGCGCGGCGAACCGTTGCCGCAGTCCCTCGCCGACGCCCTCGCGGCCATCCGCCCCGGCACCCGCATCGTGTCCATCTGCACCGGCTCCGAGGTGCTCGCCGCCGCCGGGCTCCTCGACGGCCGGCCCGCCACCACCCACTGGGTGCACGCACCGGAGTTCCAGCGGGCCTTCCCGCGCGTCAAGCTCGACGAGGACGTGCTCTTCGTCGACGACGGCGACCTCCTCACCTCCGCCGGCGTCGCCGCCGGCATCGACCTCTGCCTGTACCTGGTCCGCGCCGACCACGGCACCGCCGTCGCCAACCGCGCCGCCCGGCTGTGCGTCGTGCCGCCGTGGCGCGACGGCGGCCAGGCCCAGTACATCGACCGGCCGGTCCCCGAACCCACCGTCGCCACCACCACCGCCACCCGGGCCTGGGCCCTGGAGCGGCTCGCCCAGCCGCTCACCCTGGCCGAGCTGGCCGCGCACGCGAGGATGAGCCTGCGCACCTTCACCCGGCGCTTCCGCGACGAGGTGGGCATGACCCCCGTCCAGTGGCTCACCGGACAACGCCTCGATCTGGCAAGGCAGTTGCTGGAGTCCAGCGACCTGCCCGTCGACCTCGTCGCCCACCGCTCCGGCTTCGGCTCCGCGAACTCCCTGCGCCAGCACATGCGGGCCGCCCTGGGCATCTCCCCGATCGCCTACCGGCGCACCTTCCGCCCGGCCCTCGTGGAGGCATGA
- a CDS encoding NADP-dependent oxidoreductase translates to MRAVVVSRWGGPEVLTEVEADRPEPGPNEILVRVHAAGVNPVDFKTRASGALIGWGEVPMVGWDVSGTVEAVGPGVTLYRAGDEVYGMPNFPRQAGGYAEYVVAPARHFARKPASLDHVQAAALPLAALTAWQALVDTAGVTEGQRVLIHAAAGGVGHLAVQIAKARGAYVIGTASEGKHELLRELGADELIDYRSTDFEDAVRDVDVVLDAVGGDHGQRSLKVLKQGGHLITLPGPDGLPQDPQGVHCAWMLVEPDLHGLREIAALADAGELRVVIDTVLPLEQAAKAHEIGEQGRTTGKIVLTVA, encoded by the coding sequence ATGCGTGCCGTCGTCGTCAGCCGGTGGGGTGGACCCGAGGTTCTCACCGAGGTCGAGGCCGACCGGCCCGAGCCGGGTCCGAACGAGATCCTGGTACGGGTGCACGCGGCCGGCGTGAACCCGGTGGACTTCAAGACCCGGGCCAGTGGCGCCCTCATCGGCTGGGGCGAGGTCCCGATGGTCGGCTGGGACGTCTCGGGCACCGTCGAGGCCGTCGGCCCGGGCGTCACGCTCTACCGCGCGGGCGACGAGGTCTACGGCATGCCGAACTTCCCGCGCCAGGCGGGCGGCTACGCCGAGTACGTGGTCGCTCCGGCCCGGCACTTCGCGCGCAAGCCCGCCTCCCTGGACCACGTGCAGGCGGCGGCCCTGCCGCTGGCCGCGCTGACCGCCTGGCAGGCGCTGGTGGACACGGCCGGGGTCACCGAGGGCCAGCGGGTGCTGATCCACGCGGCGGCCGGCGGCGTCGGCCACCTGGCGGTGCAGATCGCCAAGGCCCGCGGCGCGTACGTGATCGGCACCGCGAGCGAGGGCAAGCACGAGCTGCTGCGCGAGCTGGGCGCCGACGAGCTGATCGACTACCGCTCCACCGACTTCGAGGACGCCGTCCGCGACGTGGACGTCGTGCTCGACGCGGTCGGCGGGGACCACGGGCAGCGCTCGCTGAAGGTGCTCAAGCAGGGCGGGCACCTGATCACCCTGCCCGGCCCGGACGGCCTGCCGCAGGACCCGCAGGGCGTGCACTGCGCCTGGATGCTCGTGGAGCCCGACCTCCACGGCCTGCGGGAGATCGCCGCGCTGGCCGACGCGGGCGAGCTCCGCGTGGTCATCGACACGGTGCTGCCGCTGGAGCAGGCGGCGAAGGCCCACGAGATCGGCGAGCAGGGGCGGACCACCGGCAAGATCGTCCTGACGGTGGCCTGA
- the mnmA gene encoding tRNA 2-thiouridine(34) synthase MnmA, whose translation MTENLPRTPRPLRVLAAMSGGVDSAVAAARAVEAGHEVTGVHLALSANPQSFRTGARGCCTIEDSRDARRAADVIGIPFYVWDLAERFREDVVEDFISEYEAGRTPNPCLRCNEKIKFAALLDKALALGFDAVCTGHYATVVENPDGSRELHRASDMAKDQSYVLGVLDEKQLAHALFPLGDTLTTKDEIRAEAERRGLAVAKKPDSHDICFIADGDTQGFLASRLGKAEGDIVDGATGEKVGSHDGAFGFTIGQRKGLRIGHPAPDGKPRYVLDISPVNNTVTVGPVEALDVSALTAIRPRWCGSTPAAPGTYTAQLRAHGGESEVFAEVVDGELRVSFTEPVRGVAPGQAVVLYDGTRVVGSATIATTTRATAHV comes from the coding sequence ATGACTGAGAACCTGCCGCGCACCCCCCGCCCCCTCCGCGTCCTGGCCGCCATGTCCGGCGGTGTGGACTCCGCCGTCGCCGCGGCCCGCGCGGTCGAAGCCGGGCACGAGGTGACCGGCGTCCACCTCGCCCTCTCCGCGAACCCGCAGTCCTTCCGGACCGGTGCCCGCGGCTGCTGCACCATCGAGGACTCCCGCGACGCCCGGCGCGCCGCCGACGTCATCGGCATCCCCTTCTACGTCTGGGACCTCGCCGAACGCTTCCGCGAGGACGTCGTGGAGGACTTCATCTCCGAGTACGAGGCCGGCCGCACCCCCAACCCCTGCCTGCGCTGCAACGAGAAAATCAAGTTCGCGGCCCTGCTCGACAAGGCCCTCGCCCTCGGCTTCGACGCCGTGTGCACCGGCCACTACGCCACCGTCGTGGAGAACCCCGACGGCTCCCGCGAGCTGCACCGCGCCTCCGACATGGCCAAGGACCAGTCGTACGTCCTCGGCGTCCTGGACGAGAAGCAGCTCGCCCACGCCCTCTTCCCGCTCGGCGACACCCTCACCACCAAGGACGAGATCCGCGCCGAGGCCGAGCGCCGGGGCCTGGCCGTCGCGAAGAAGCCCGACAGCCACGACATCTGCTTCATCGCCGACGGGGACACCCAGGGCTTCCTCGCGAGCCGCCTGGGCAAGGCCGAGGGCGACATCGTGGACGGGGCGACCGGCGAGAAGGTCGGCAGCCACGACGGGGCCTTCGGCTTCACCATCGGCCAGCGCAAGGGCCTGCGCATCGGGCACCCGGCCCCCGACGGCAAGCCGCGCTACGTCCTCGACATCTCGCCGGTGAACAACACCGTGACCGTGGGCCCCGTCGAAGCCCTCGACGTGAGCGCCCTCACCGCCATCCGCCCCCGCTGGTGCGGCTCCACCCCGGCCGCCCCGGGGACGTACACCGCCCAGCTGCGCGCCCACGGCGGCGAGAGCGAGGTCTTCGCCGAGGTCGTGGACGGCGAGCTGCGCGTCTCCTTCACGGAGCCGGTGCGCGGCGTGGCGCCCGGGCAGGCCGTCGTGCTCTACGACGGCACGCGCGTGGTCGGCTCCGCCACCATCGCCACCACCACCCGCGCCACCGCCCACGTCTGA
- a CDS encoding N-acetylmuramoyl-L-alanine amidase produces MGSRGRTRRAVLFGGLGIFAVAAVAGREELGRAWWMLPGVSRPREEGALDHAGASWTAASPANWRMADRPEDYRVDRIVIHVTQGSFDTSVDAFKNPWHKASAHYIVRQDGHVEQMVRELDVAFHSGNRSMNERSVGIEHEGFVDRPQDFTDAMYAASARLAADVCHRYGIPVDRKHLLGHSEVPGTDHTDPGPLWDWDRYLRMVGEALRERIPG; encoded by the coding sequence ATGGGGAGCAGGGGCAGGACCCGCAGAGCCGTGCTGTTCGGGGGGCTCGGGATCTTCGCGGTGGCGGCGGTCGCCGGGCGGGAGGAGCTCGGGCGCGCGTGGTGGATGCTGCCGGGGGTGTCCCGGCCCCGCGAGGAGGGGGCGCTGGACCACGCGGGCGCGAGCTGGACGGCGGCCTCGCCGGCGAACTGGCGGATGGCGGACCGGCCCGAGGACTACCGGGTCGACCGGATCGTCATCCATGTCACCCAGGGCAGCTTCGACACCTCGGTGGACGCCTTCAAGAATCCTTGGCACAAGGCGTCGGCGCACTACATAGTCCGCCAGGACGGGCACGTGGAGCAGATGGTCCGCGAGCTGGACGTGGCCTTCCACTCCGGGAACCGCTCGATGAACGAGCGCAGCGTCGGCATCGAGCACGAGGGGTTCGTCGACCGGCCGCAGGACTTCACGGACGCGATGTACGCGGCGTCGGCCCGGCTGGCTGCGGACGTCTGCCACCGGTACGGCATACCGGTCGACCGCAAGCACCTGCTGGGCCACTCCGAGGTCCCGGGCACCGACCACACCGATCCGGGCCCCCTGTGGGACTGGGACCGGTACCTGCGCATGGTCGGTGAGGCGCTGCGGGAGCGGATACCCGGCTGA
- a CDS encoding cysteine desulfurase family protein translates to MAYLDHAATTPMLPEAAAAMTAQFAATGNASSLHAAGRRARRTVEEAREALAEALGARPSEVVFTAGGTEADNLAVKGLYWARRDQDPARTRVLASPVEHHAVLDAVDWLAEHEGARVEYLPVDRYGRVHPEAFREAVERGPDDIALATVMWANNEIGTVLPVPELAAIAAEFGIPVHSDAVQAFGQLDVGFAGSGLAAMTVSGHKVGGPYGIGALLLGRDQSPVPVLHGGGQERHVRSGTLDVPAIAAFAVAAVLAAERREDFATRIGALRDELVTAVLREVPDAVLGGDPVERLPANAHFSFPGCEGDSLLLLLDAQGIECSTGSACTAGVAQPSHVLLATGTDPELARGTLRFSLGHTSTKEDVTAVAAAIGPAVARARTAGLS, encoded by the coding sequence ATGGCCTACCTCGATCACGCCGCTACCACGCCGATGCTGCCGGAGGCAGCTGCGGCGATGACCGCGCAGTTCGCCGCCACGGGTAACGCGTCCTCCCTCCACGCCGCCGGCCGCCGCGCCCGCCGCACCGTCGAGGAGGCGCGCGAGGCACTCGCCGAAGCCCTCGGCGCGCGCCCGAGCGAGGTGGTCTTCACCGCCGGCGGCACCGAGGCCGACAACCTCGCCGTCAAGGGCCTCTACTGGGCCCGCCGCGACCAGGACCCCGCCCGCACCCGTGTCCTCGCCAGCCCGGTCGAGCACCACGCCGTCCTCGACGCGGTCGACTGGCTCGCCGAGCACGAGGGCGCCCGCGTCGAGTACCTGCCCGTGGACCGGTACGGGCGCGTACACCCCGAGGCCTTCCGGGAAGCGGTGGAGCGGGGCCCCGACGACATCGCCCTCGCCACCGTCATGTGGGCCAACAACGAGATCGGCACCGTACTGCCGGTCCCCGAACTCGCCGCGATCGCAGCCGAGTTCGGGATTCCGGTGCACTCCGACGCCGTCCAGGCCTTCGGGCAGCTCGACGTCGGCTTCGCCGGCAGCGGCCTCGCCGCCATGACGGTCAGCGGCCACAAGGTCGGCGGCCCCTACGGCATCGGCGCGCTGCTGCTCGGCCGCGACCAGAGCCCCGTACCCGTCCTGCACGGAGGCGGCCAGGAGCGGCACGTCCGCTCCGGCACCCTGGACGTGCCCGCCATCGCGGCCTTCGCGGTCGCCGCCGTCCTCGCCGCCGAGCGGCGCGAGGACTTCGCCACCCGGATCGGCGCCCTGCGCGACGAGCTGGTCACCGCCGTGCTCCGGGAAGTGCCCGACGCCGTCCTCGGCGGAGACCCCGTCGAGCGGCTTCCCGCCAACGCGCACTTCAGCTTCCCCGGGTGCGAGGGCGACTCGCTGCTGCTGCTCCTCGACGCCCAGGGCATCGAATGCTCCACCGGCTCCGCCTGCACCGCGGGCGTGGCCCAGCCCAGCCACGTCCTGCTCGCCACCGGAACCGACCCCGAGCTTGCCCGCGGCACCCTGCGGTTCTCCCTCGGCCACACCTCCACCAAGGAGGACGTCACCGCCGTGGCCGCCGCCATCGGCCCCGCCGTGGCACGCGCCCGCACCGCCGGCCTCAGCTAG
- a CDS encoding thioesterase family protein — MSHTAAQAAIGDSEFDRDTALAPRAGEAGVYDTELSAGWTIISAVNGGYLLALVGRALAAALPHPDPFTVSAHYLTSSVPGPAVVRTQVVRTGRTLSTGQASLFQYDESGAEIERIRVLASYGDLDSLPDSVHTTARPPAIPAYQDCLGTEAGPAPIPGSSEIVDRLRLRLDPATAGWAVGAPSGKGEMRAWFELADGRDADPLSLLLAVDALPPTAFDLGLMGWTPTVELTTHIRHRPAPGPLRVAITTRNLAGGFLEEDAEVWDSADRLVAQSRQLARAPRTTS, encoded by the coding sequence ATGTCACACACAGCGGCCCAGGCAGCCATCGGAGACAGCGAGTTCGACCGCGACACCGCCCTCGCCCCCCGCGCGGGCGAGGCCGGGGTGTACGACACGGAACTCTCCGCCGGCTGGACGATCATCAGCGCGGTCAACGGCGGATACCTGCTGGCCCTGGTCGGCCGGGCGCTGGCGGCGGCGCTGCCGCACCCGGACCCGTTCACCGTCTCCGCCCACTACCTGACCTCCTCCGTGCCCGGCCCCGCCGTCGTCCGCACGCAGGTCGTGCGGACCGGGCGCACCCTCTCCACCGGGCAGGCCTCGCTCTTCCAGTACGACGAGAGCGGCGCCGAGATCGAACGCATCCGGGTCCTCGCCTCCTACGGCGACCTCGACTCGCTCCCCGACTCCGTCCACACCACGGCGCGGCCCCCGGCCATCCCGGCGTACCAGGACTGCCTCGGCACCGAAGCCGGGCCCGCCCCCATCCCGGGCAGCTCCGAGATCGTCGACCGGCTGCGGCTGCGGCTGGACCCCGCGACGGCCGGCTGGGCCGTCGGCGCACCGTCCGGCAAGGGCGAGATGCGGGCCTGGTTCGAGCTGGCCGACGGCCGGGACGCGGACCCGCTGTCCCTGCTGCTGGCGGTGGACGCGCTGCCGCCGACCGCCTTCGACCTCGGCCTGATGGGCTGGACGCCGACGGTCGAACTCACCACGCACATCCGCCACCGCCCGGCCCCCGGTCCGCTGCGGGTCGCCATCACCACGCGCAACCTGGCCGGCGGCTTCCTGGAGGAGGACGCCGAGGTCTGGGACTCGGCCGACCGCCTGGTGGCCCAGTCACGCCAGCTGGCCCGCGCCCCGCGCACCACTTCTTGA
- a CDS encoding trimeric intracellular cation channel family protein, giving the protein MSQDLFPPGIQHALDLAGIFVFATAGALLAVRKNFDVFGICVLALVTALGGGLLRDLVIGAVPPAAFGELSFFTTPLVAAALVFFLHPEVQRINRAINVFDAAGLGLFCVSGTTKAYEYGLGLTASAALGVATAVGGGVMRDVLAGVVPSLLRDREMYAVPAVVGASMVALFIGFEVLNGITTGVAIVTAFVLRLLAIRYHWRAPLAWNRRSAVTEEP; this is encoded by the coding sequence GTGTCCCAGGATCTCTTCCCGCCCGGTATCCAGCACGCCCTGGACCTCGCGGGCATTTTCGTCTTCGCCACCGCCGGCGCGCTGCTGGCCGTCCGCAAGAACTTCGACGTCTTCGGCATCTGCGTGCTCGCGCTCGTCACCGCCCTCGGCGGCGGACTGCTGCGCGACCTGGTGATCGGCGCCGTCCCGCCGGCCGCGTTCGGCGAGCTCAGCTTCTTCACGACCCCGTTGGTCGCCGCCGCGCTCGTCTTCTTCCTGCACCCCGAGGTCCAGCGGATCAACCGCGCCATCAACGTCTTCGACGCCGCCGGGCTCGGACTGTTCTGCGTGTCCGGCACCACGAAGGCCTACGAGTACGGGCTCGGCCTCACCGCGTCGGCCGCGCTGGGGGTGGCGACGGCGGTCGGCGGCGGCGTCATGCGGGACGTCCTCGCCGGCGTGGTGCCGTCGCTGCTGCGCGACCGGGAGATGTACGCGGTCCCGGCCGTGGTCGGGGCCTCGATGGTGGCCCTGTTCATCGGGTTCGAGGTGCTGAACGGCATCACCACGGGCGTCGCCATCGTCACCGCCTTCGTGCTCCGGCTCCTCGCGATCCGCTACCACTGGCGGGCGCCGCTGGCCTGGAACCGCCGCTCCGCCGTGACCGAAGAGCCGTGA
- a CDS encoding ABC transporter ATP-binding protein, producing MNKTGEPGASEVSELSEVPAAPAAASAEEPLLKVTGLVKHFPINKGLLRRQAGAVKAVDGIDFDVRRGETLGIVGESGCGKSTMGRLITRLLEPSGGKVEFEGKDITHLGVAGMRPLRRDVQMIFQDPYGSLNPRHTVGTIVGAPFRLQKVTPEGGVKAEVQRLLSLVGLNPEHYNRYPHEFSGGQRQRIGIARALALKPKLVVADEPVSALDVSIQAQVVNLLDDLQEELGLTYVIIAHDLSVIRHVSDRIAVMYLGKIVELADRKSLYEAPMHPYTTALMSAVPVPDPRRRGAKSGRILLKGDVPSPISPPSGCRFHTRCWKATELCTTQEPPLVALKTGHQVACHHPENAPDQAPGDKALPGAAEAVETPTV from the coding sequence ATGAACAAGACGGGTGAGCCGGGGGCCTCCGAGGTCTCCGAGCTCTCCGAGGTCCCTGCGGCCCCCGCGGCGGCCTCCGCCGAGGAGCCGCTCCTCAAGGTGACCGGGCTGGTCAAGCACTTCCCCATCAACAAGGGGCTGCTGCGCCGCCAGGCCGGAGCGGTCAAGGCCGTCGACGGCATCGACTTCGACGTCCGCCGGGGTGAGACCCTCGGCATCGTCGGCGAGTCCGGCTGCGGCAAGTCCACGATGGGCCGGCTGATCACGCGACTGCTCGAACCGAGCGGCGGGAAGGTCGAGTTCGAGGGCAAGGACATCACCCACCTCGGTGTGGCCGGCATGCGGCCGCTGCGCCGCGACGTCCAGATGATCTTCCAGGACCCGTACGGCTCGCTGAACCCCCGCCACACGGTCGGCACGATCGTCGGAGCGCCGTTCCGCCTCCAGAAGGTCACCCCCGAGGGCGGGGTCAAGGCGGAGGTCCAGCGGCTGCTCTCGCTGGTGGGCCTCAACCCCGAGCACTACAACCGCTATCCGCACGAGTTCTCCGGCGGCCAGCGCCAGCGCATCGGCATCGCACGGGCGCTGGCCCTCAAGCCGAAGCTGGTCGTCGCGGACGAGCCGGTGTCGGCGCTGGACGTCTCGATCCAGGCCCAGGTGGTGAACCTGCTGGACGACCTCCAGGAGGAACTGGGCCTGACCTACGTCATCATCGCGCACGACCTGTCGGTCATCCGGCACGTCTCCGACCGGATCGCGGTGATGTACCTCGGCAAGATCGTGGAGCTGGCGGACCGCAAGTCGCTGTACGAGGCGCCGATGCACCCGTACACGACCGCGCTGATGTCGGCCGTGCCGGTGCCGGACCCGAGGCGGCGGGGCGCGAAGAGCGGCCGCATCCTGCTCAAGGGCGACGTGCCCTCGCCCATCTCACCGCCGAGCGGCTGCCGTTTCCACACCCGCTGCTGGAAGGCGACCGAGCTCTGCACCACGCAGGAGCCGCCGCTGGTCGCCCTCAAGACCGGGCACCAGGTCGCCTGCCACCACCCGGAGAACGCCCCCGACCAGGCGCCGGGCGACAAGGCCCTGCCCGGCGCGGCGGAAGCCGTCGAGACGCCGACCGTCTAG
- a CDS encoding ABC transporter ATP-binding protein translates to MPEQAGPASRASAASFLSVRDLKVHFPTDDGLVKSVDGLSFDLERGKTLGIVGESGSGKSVTSLAIMGLHRTGQARSRPHISGEVVLDGEDLVRADADHVRRLRGRKMAMVFQDPLSAMHPYYSVGKQIVEAYRTHNDVDKKAARTRAVEMLDRVGIPEPHRRVDAYPHEFSGGMRQRAMIAMALVNNPELLIADEPTTALDVTVQAQILDLIRDLQKEFGSAVIMITHDLGVVAEMADDILVMYGGRCVERGTAEKVFYEPRHPYTWGLLGSMPRIDRDQTERLIPVKGSPPSLINIPSGCAFNPRCPYADVPKGGITRTQRPELTQDDSRHWSACHMSQAERTRIWTEEIAPKL, encoded by the coding sequence GTGCCCGAGCAGGCGGGGCCCGCGTCCCGCGCCTCGGCGGCGTCCTTCCTGTCCGTACGCGACCTCAAGGTCCACTTCCCGACCGACGACGGGCTGGTCAAGTCGGTCGACGGGCTCTCCTTCGACCTGGAACGCGGCAAGACGCTCGGCATCGTCGGTGAGTCCGGCTCCGGCAAGTCGGTGACCTCGCTGGCCATCATGGGCCTGCACCGCACCGGCCAGGCCCGCAGCCGTCCGCACATCTCCGGCGAGGTCGTGCTCGACGGCGAGGACCTCGTCCGGGCCGACGCCGACCACGTGCGCAGGCTCCGCGGCCGCAAGATGGCGATGGTCTTCCAGGACCCGCTGTCCGCGATGCACCCGTACTACTCGGTCGGCAAGCAGATCGTCGAGGCGTACCGGACCCACAACGACGTCGACAAGAAGGCGGCCCGCACCCGGGCCGTCGAGATGCTCGACCGCGTCGGCATCCCGGAGCCCCACCGGCGCGTGGACGCGTACCCCCACGAGTTCTCCGGCGGCATGCGCCAGCGCGCGATGATCGCGATGGCGCTGGTCAACAACCCCGAACTGCTCATCGCGGACGAACCCACGACCGCCCTGGACGTCACCGTCCAGGCGCAGATCCTGGACCTGATCCGGGACCTCCAGAAGGAGTTCGGCTCCGCCGTCATCATGATCACGCACGACCTCGGCGTGGTCGCCGAGATGGCCGACGACATCCTCGTGATGTACGGCGGCCGGTGCGTCGAGCGCGGCACCGCCGAGAAGGTCTTCTACGAGCCGCGCCACCCCTACACCTGGGGCCTGCTCGGCTCGATGCCGCGCATCGACCGCGACCAGACCGAGCGGCTGATCCCGGTCAAGGGCTCCCCGCCCAGCCTCATCAACATCCCGAGCGGCTGCGCCTTCAACCCCCGGTGCCCGTACGCCGACGTACCCAAGGGCGGCATCACCCGCACCCAGCGCCCCGAGCTGACCCAGGACGACAGCCGGCACTGGTCCGCCTGCCACATGTCGCAGGCGGAGCGGACCCGGATCTGGACCGAAGAGATTGCGCCGAAGCTGTGA